In the genome of Lagopus muta isolate bLagMut1 chromosome 21, bLagMut1 primary, whole genome shotgun sequence, one region contains:
- the LOC125703217 gene encoding rap1 GTPase-activating protein 1 isoform X3 produces MAKLVCEDINVDRFYPVLYPKASRLILAFDEHVLSNHFKFGVIYQKLGQTSEEELFGTTEESPAFTEFLDILGQRVQLRDFKGFRGGLDVTHGQTGSESVYCHFWDKEIMFHVSTKLPYTEGDAQQLQRKRHIGNDIVAVVFQDENTPFVPDMIASNFLHAFVVVQLEPGGPQGPLYKVSVTARDDVPFFGPPLPNPAVFRKGPEFQEFLLTKLINAEYACYKAEKFAKLEERTRAALLETLHEELQGRSQAMLGMGPDEERPDNGSAPGFFESFKSLLVPGSRRGRRGSAIGLGSVEEALLVPGKSPSRRRPGPLGSRRSSAIGIESIQEAPGSSPESRRNPDRAERPEPLQDFSRSSSSASSFGSVAEEPDEQPVGEQGRDSRSSSRTPRQRDPSADPPWPEDPPGTPPALATPRSKSSWSSLPQPRARSRPPNPGGAPLKEGPCCAPPTVPPTAHIQEPKPSSPLRDWVPPPIPDNLLHPNAPFWGEGEWVQGDTQSNAPPPNTEWGQTQCAPSKKQKKKKRKSHSVGAQNSAGATLLPPTPTSPSSPLFSLGLTAPDWRGIVWGCGVFFSPPPGSWLCYPYQCTNKSLFIATADAEGMGVGVPHSLGAAVGLRAAGGWRFWGWMPTFVFFFPSLSPL; encoded by the exons ATGGCCAAG CTGGTGTGCGAGGACATCAATGTGGACCGCTTCTATCCCGTGCTCTACCCCAAG GCCTCCCGCCTCATCCTCGCCTTCGATGAGCACGTGCTCAGCAACCACTTCAAATTTGGTGTCATCTACCAAAAGCTGGGGCAG accTCAGAAGAAGAGCTCTTCGGCACCACGGAAGAGAGCCCAGCGTTCACCGAATTCCTCGACATCCTGGGGCAGCGGGTGCAGCTCCGTGACTTCAAGGG CTTTCGGGGAGGGCTGGACGTGACACACGGGCAGACGGGCAGCGAGTCAGTGTATTGCCACTTCTGGGACAAGGAAATCATGTTCCATGTCTCCACCAAGCTGCCCTACACTGAGGGCGATGCGCAGCAG CTGCAGCGAAAACGCCACATCGGCAACGACATCGTAGCCGTCGTCTTCCAGGACGAGAACACCCCCTTTGTGCCCGACATGATCGCCTCCAACTTCCTGCACGCCTTCGTGGTGGTGCAGCTGGAACCCGGCGGCCCCCAGGGGCCCCTCTACAAAGTGTCGGTCACCGCCCGCGATGACGTCCCCTTCTTTGGGCCGCCGCTGCCCAACCCTGCCGTCTTCAGGAAG GGCCCCGAGTTCCAGGAGTTCCTGCTCACCAAGCTCATCAACGCCGAGTACGCCTGCTACAAGGCCGAGAAGTTTGCCAAGCTGGAG GAGAGGACGCGGGCGGCGCTGCTGGAGACGCTGCacgaggagctgcagggccgCAGCCAGGCCATGCTGGGGATGGGCCCCGACGAGGAGCGCCCCGACAACGGCTCGGCCCCGGGCTTCTTCGAGTCCTTCAAG TCGCTGTTGGTGCCCGGGAGCCGCCGGGGCCGCCGCGGCAGCGCCATCGGTCTGGGCTCGGTGGAAGAG GCGCTGCTGGTCCCCGGGAAGAGCCCGTCCCGGCGGCGGCCCGGCCCGCTCGGTTCGCGCCGTTCCAGCGCCATCGGCATCGAGAGCATCCAGGAGGCGCCGGGCAG CTCACCCGAGAGCCGGCGGAACCCCGACAG GGCGGAGAGGCCGGAGCCTCTGCAGGACTTCTCCCGCTCGTCCTCCAGTGCCAGCAGCTTTGGCAGTGTGGCCGAGGAGCCGGACGAGCAGCCTGTGGGCGAGCAGGGCAGG GACAGCCGCTCATCCTCGCGGACCCCCCGGCAGCGTGACCCCTCTGCTGATCCCCCCTGGCCAGAGGATCCCCCCGGCACCCCCCCAG CGCTTGCCACCCCGAGATCAAAATCCAGCTGGAGCAGCCTCCCTCAACCCCG GGCTCGTAGCCGACCCCCAAACCCCGGGGGGGCACCGCTGAAGGAGGGTCCCTGCTGTGCCCCCCCCACAGTGCCCCCCACCGCTCACATCCAGGAGCCGAAGCCATCGTCCCCACTGCGGGATTGGGTCCCCCCCCCCATTCCAGACAATCTCCTTCACCCCAATGCCCCCttctggggggagggggaatggGTACAGGGAGACACACAGAGCAATGCCCCCCCCCCAAATACAGAGTGGGGCCAGACCCAGTGTGCCCcctccaaaaaacaaaaaaaaaaaaagagaaaatcccaCAGTGTGGGGGCTCAGAACTCAGCAGGGGCCACAttgctgccccccacccccacttccccttcctccccactATTTTCTTTAGGGTTAACAGCTCCAGATTGGAGGGGGATAGTTtggggctgtggggtttttttcagcCCCCCTCCCGGGTCGTGGTTGTGTTACCCATATCAGTGTACAAATAAAAGTCTATTTATCGCTACAGCCGATGCTGAGGGGATGGGGGTTGGGGTTCCCCACTCTctgggggctgcagtggggctcagggctgcaggagggtgGAGATTTTGGGGCTGGATGCCcacgtttgttttttttttcccctccctttcccctctcTGA
- the LOC125703217 gene encoding rap1 GTPase-activating protein 1 isoform X1, producing the protein MAKLVCEDINVDRFYPVLYPKASRLILAFDEHVLSNHFKFGVIYQKLGQTSEEELFGTTEESPAFTEFLDILGQRVQLRDFKGFRGGLDVTHGQTGSESVYCHFWDKEIMFHVSTKLPYTEGDAQQLQRKRHIGNDIVAVVFQDENTPFVPDMIASNFLHAFVVVQLEPGGPQGPLYKVSVTARDDVPFFGPPLPNPAVFRKGPEFQEFLLTKLINAEYACYKAEKFAKLEERTRAALLETLHEELQGRSQAMLGMGPDEERPDNGSAPGFFESFKSLLVPGSRRGRRGSAIGLGSVEEALLVPGKSPSRRRPGPLGSRRSSAIGIESIQEAPGRDGPAPGNDGNSSAHSSPESRRNPDRAERPEPLQDFSRSSSSASSFGSVAEEPDEQPVGEQGRDSRSSSRTPRQRDPSADPPWPEDPPGTPPALATPRSKSSWSSLPQPRARSRPPNPGGAPLKEGPCCAPPTVPPTAHIQEPKPSSPLRDWVPPPIPDNLLHPNAPFWGEGEWVQGDTQSNAPPPNTEWGQTQCAPSKKQKKKKRKSHSVGAQNSAGATLLPPTPTSPSSPLFSLGLTAPDWRGIVWGCGVFFSPPPGSWLCYPYQCTNKSLFIATADAEGMGVGVPHSLGAAVGLRAAGGWRFWGWMPTFVFFFPSLSPL; encoded by the exons ATGGCCAAG CTGGTGTGCGAGGACATCAATGTGGACCGCTTCTATCCCGTGCTCTACCCCAAG GCCTCCCGCCTCATCCTCGCCTTCGATGAGCACGTGCTCAGCAACCACTTCAAATTTGGTGTCATCTACCAAAAGCTGGGGCAG accTCAGAAGAAGAGCTCTTCGGCACCACGGAAGAGAGCCCAGCGTTCACCGAATTCCTCGACATCCTGGGGCAGCGGGTGCAGCTCCGTGACTTCAAGGG CTTTCGGGGAGGGCTGGACGTGACACACGGGCAGACGGGCAGCGAGTCAGTGTATTGCCACTTCTGGGACAAGGAAATCATGTTCCATGTCTCCACCAAGCTGCCCTACACTGAGGGCGATGCGCAGCAG CTGCAGCGAAAACGCCACATCGGCAACGACATCGTAGCCGTCGTCTTCCAGGACGAGAACACCCCCTTTGTGCCCGACATGATCGCCTCCAACTTCCTGCACGCCTTCGTGGTGGTGCAGCTGGAACCCGGCGGCCCCCAGGGGCCCCTCTACAAAGTGTCGGTCACCGCCCGCGATGACGTCCCCTTCTTTGGGCCGCCGCTGCCCAACCCTGCCGTCTTCAGGAAG GGCCCCGAGTTCCAGGAGTTCCTGCTCACCAAGCTCATCAACGCCGAGTACGCCTGCTACAAGGCCGAGAAGTTTGCCAAGCTGGAG GAGAGGACGCGGGCGGCGCTGCTGGAGACGCTGCacgaggagctgcagggccgCAGCCAGGCCATGCTGGGGATGGGCCCCGACGAGGAGCGCCCCGACAACGGCTCGGCCCCGGGCTTCTTCGAGTCCTTCAAG TCGCTGTTGGTGCCCGGGAGCCGCCGGGGCCGCCGCGGCAGCGCCATCGGTCTGGGCTCGGTGGAAGAG GCGCTGCTGGTCCCCGGGAAGAGCCCGTCCCGGCGGCGGCCCGGCCCGCTCGGTTCGCGCCGTTCCAGCGCCATCGGCATCGAGAGCATCCAGGAGGCGCCGGGCAG GGACGGCCCCGCCCCGGGCAACGACGGCAACTCCTCCGCGCACAGCTCACCCGAGAGCCGGCGGAACCCCGACAG GGCGGAGAGGCCGGAGCCTCTGCAGGACTTCTCCCGCTCGTCCTCCAGTGCCAGCAGCTTTGGCAGTGTGGCCGAGGAGCCGGACGAGCAGCCTGTGGGCGAGCAGGGCAGG GACAGCCGCTCATCCTCGCGGACCCCCCGGCAGCGTGACCCCTCTGCTGATCCCCCCTGGCCAGAGGATCCCCCCGGCACCCCCCCAG CGCTTGCCACCCCGAGATCAAAATCCAGCTGGAGCAGCCTCCCTCAACCCCG GGCTCGTAGCCGACCCCCAAACCCCGGGGGGGCACCGCTGAAGGAGGGTCCCTGCTGTGCCCCCCCCACAGTGCCCCCCACCGCTCACATCCAGGAGCCGAAGCCATCGTCCCCACTGCGGGATTGGGTCCCCCCCCCCATTCCAGACAATCTCCTTCACCCCAATGCCCCCttctggggggagggggaatggGTACAGGGAGACACACAGAGCAATGCCCCCCCCCCAAATACAGAGTGGGGCCAGACCCAGTGTGCCCcctccaaaaaacaaaaaaaaaaaaagagaaaatcccaCAGTGTGGGGGCTCAGAACTCAGCAGGGGCCACAttgctgccccccacccccacttccccttcctccccactATTTTCTTTAGGGTTAACAGCTCCAGATTGGAGGGGGATAGTTtggggctgtggggtttttttcagcCCCCCTCCCGGGTCGTGGTTGTGTTACCCATATCAGTGTACAAATAAAAGTCTATTTATCGCTACAGCCGATGCTGAGGGGATGGGGGTTGGGGTTCCCCACTCTctgggggctgcagtggggctcagggctgcaggagggtgGAGATTTTGGGGCTGGATGCCcacgtttgttttttttttcccctccctttcccctctcTGA
- the LOC125703217 gene encoding rap1 GTPase-activating protein 1 isoform X6 — protein sequence MAKLVCEDINVDRFYPVLYPKASRLILAFDEHVLSNHFKFGVIYQKLGQTSEEELFGTTEESPAFTEFLDILGQRVQLRDFKGFRGGLDVTHGQTGSESVYCHFWDKEIMFHVSTKLPYTEGDAQQLQRKRHIGNDIVAVVFQDENTPFVPDMIASNFLHAFVVVQLEPGGPQGPLYKVSVTARDDVPFFGPPLPNPAVFRKGPEFQEFLLTKLINAEYACYKAEKFAKLEERTRAALLETLHEELQGRSQAMLGMGPDEERPDNGSAPGFFESFKSLLVPGSRRGRRGSAIGLGSVEEALLVPGKSPSRRRPGPLGSRRSSAIGIESIQEAPGRDGPAPGNDGNSSAHSSPESRRNPDSASSFGSVAEEPDEQPVGEQGRRDPSADPPWPEDPPGTPPALATPRSKSSWSSLPQPRARSRPPNPGGAPLKEGPCCAPPTVPPTAHIQEPKPSSPLRDWVPPPIPDNLLHPNAPFWGEGEWVQGDTQSNAPPPNTEWGQTQCAPSKKQKKKKRKSHSVGAQNSAGATLLPPTPTSPSSPLFSLGLTAPDWRGIVWGCGVFFSPPPGSWLCYPYQCTNKSLFIATADAEGMGVGVPHSLGAAVGLRAAGGWRFWGWMPTFVFFFPSLSPL from the exons ATGGCCAAG CTGGTGTGCGAGGACATCAATGTGGACCGCTTCTATCCCGTGCTCTACCCCAAG GCCTCCCGCCTCATCCTCGCCTTCGATGAGCACGTGCTCAGCAACCACTTCAAATTTGGTGTCATCTACCAAAAGCTGGGGCAG accTCAGAAGAAGAGCTCTTCGGCACCACGGAAGAGAGCCCAGCGTTCACCGAATTCCTCGACATCCTGGGGCAGCGGGTGCAGCTCCGTGACTTCAAGGG CTTTCGGGGAGGGCTGGACGTGACACACGGGCAGACGGGCAGCGAGTCAGTGTATTGCCACTTCTGGGACAAGGAAATCATGTTCCATGTCTCCACCAAGCTGCCCTACACTGAGGGCGATGCGCAGCAG CTGCAGCGAAAACGCCACATCGGCAACGACATCGTAGCCGTCGTCTTCCAGGACGAGAACACCCCCTTTGTGCCCGACATGATCGCCTCCAACTTCCTGCACGCCTTCGTGGTGGTGCAGCTGGAACCCGGCGGCCCCCAGGGGCCCCTCTACAAAGTGTCGGTCACCGCCCGCGATGACGTCCCCTTCTTTGGGCCGCCGCTGCCCAACCCTGCCGTCTTCAGGAAG GGCCCCGAGTTCCAGGAGTTCCTGCTCACCAAGCTCATCAACGCCGAGTACGCCTGCTACAAGGCCGAGAAGTTTGCCAAGCTGGAG GAGAGGACGCGGGCGGCGCTGCTGGAGACGCTGCacgaggagctgcagggccgCAGCCAGGCCATGCTGGGGATGGGCCCCGACGAGGAGCGCCCCGACAACGGCTCGGCCCCGGGCTTCTTCGAGTCCTTCAAG TCGCTGTTGGTGCCCGGGAGCCGCCGGGGCCGCCGCGGCAGCGCCATCGGTCTGGGCTCGGTGGAAGAG GCGCTGCTGGTCCCCGGGAAGAGCCCGTCCCGGCGGCGGCCCGGCCCGCTCGGTTCGCGCCGTTCCAGCGCCATCGGCATCGAGAGCATCCAGGAGGCGCCGGGCAG GGACGGCCCCGCCCCGGGCAACGACGGCAACTCCTCCGCGCACAGCTCACCCGAGAGCCGGCGGAACCCCGACAG TGCCAGCAGCTTTGGCAGTGTGGCCGAGGAGCCGGACGAGCAGCCTGTGGGCGAGCAGGGCAGG CGTGACCCCTCTGCTGATCCCCCCTGGCCAGAGGATCCCCCCGGCACCCCCCCAG CGCTTGCCACCCCGAGATCAAAATCCAGCTGGAGCAGCCTCCCTCAACCCCG GGCTCGTAGCCGACCCCCAAACCCCGGGGGGGCACCGCTGAAGGAGGGTCCCTGCTGTGCCCCCCCCACAGTGCCCCCCACCGCTCACATCCAGGAGCCGAAGCCATCGTCCCCACTGCGGGATTGGGTCCCCCCCCCCATTCCAGACAATCTCCTTCACCCCAATGCCCCCttctggggggagggggaatggGTACAGGGAGACACACAGAGCAATGCCCCCCCCCCAAATACAGAGTGGGGCCAGACCCAGTGTGCCCcctccaaaaaacaaaaaaaaaaaaagagaaaatcccaCAGTGTGGGGGCTCAGAACTCAGCAGGGGCCACAttgctgccccccacccccacttccccttcctccccactATTTTCTTTAGGGTTAACAGCTCCAGATTGGAGGGGGATAGTTtggggctgtggggtttttttcagcCCCCCTCCCGGGTCGTGGTTGTGTTACCCATATCAGTGTACAAATAAAAGTCTATTTATCGCTACAGCCGATGCTGAGGGGATGGGGGTTGGGGTTCCCCACTCTctgggggctgcagtggggctcagggctgcaggagggtgGAGATTTTGGGGCTGGATGCCcacgtttgttttttttttcccctccctttcccctctcTGA
- the LOC125703217 gene encoding rap1 GTPase-activating protein 1 isoform X7 produces MAKLVCEDINVDRFYPVLYPKASRLILAFDEHVLSNHFKFGVIYQKLGQTSEEELFGTTEESPAFTEFLDILGQRVQLRDFKGFRGGLDVTHGQTGSESVYCHFWDKEIMFHVSTKLPYTEGDAQQLQRKRHIGNDIVAVVFQDENTPFVPDMIASNFLHAFVVVQLEPGGPQGPLYKVSVTARDDVPFFGPPLPNPAVFRKGPEFQEFLLTKLINAEYACYKAEKFAKLEERTRAALLETLHEELQGRSQAMLGMGPDEERPDNGSAPGFFESFKSLLVPGSRRGRRGSAIGLGSVEEALLVPGKSPSRRRPGPLGSRRSSAIGIESIQEAPGRSGIGTRKHGHGDMGTHRHGNTRTCGHEDTRTWGRGNVGTGDTGTQGDEDIGTRGQEDMRIEGHNDTRTWGHGINGIWGHTDRGIEEHRDTGMEGHQDAMRPGATWMVAVGWGSSTRAVSRCHPVAQELGSMRTGWCSNTGWVGTGTRQHGDRVALGQAGTW; encoded by the exons ATGGCCAAG CTGGTGTGCGAGGACATCAATGTGGACCGCTTCTATCCCGTGCTCTACCCCAAG GCCTCCCGCCTCATCCTCGCCTTCGATGAGCACGTGCTCAGCAACCACTTCAAATTTGGTGTCATCTACCAAAAGCTGGGGCAG accTCAGAAGAAGAGCTCTTCGGCACCACGGAAGAGAGCCCAGCGTTCACCGAATTCCTCGACATCCTGGGGCAGCGGGTGCAGCTCCGTGACTTCAAGGG CTTTCGGGGAGGGCTGGACGTGACACACGGGCAGACGGGCAGCGAGTCAGTGTATTGCCACTTCTGGGACAAGGAAATCATGTTCCATGTCTCCACCAAGCTGCCCTACACTGAGGGCGATGCGCAGCAG CTGCAGCGAAAACGCCACATCGGCAACGACATCGTAGCCGTCGTCTTCCAGGACGAGAACACCCCCTTTGTGCCCGACATGATCGCCTCCAACTTCCTGCACGCCTTCGTGGTGGTGCAGCTGGAACCCGGCGGCCCCCAGGGGCCCCTCTACAAAGTGTCGGTCACCGCCCGCGATGACGTCCCCTTCTTTGGGCCGCCGCTGCCCAACCCTGCCGTCTTCAGGAAG GGCCCCGAGTTCCAGGAGTTCCTGCTCACCAAGCTCATCAACGCCGAGTACGCCTGCTACAAGGCCGAGAAGTTTGCCAAGCTGGAG GAGAGGACGCGGGCGGCGCTGCTGGAGACGCTGCacgaggagctgcagggccgCAGCCAGGCCATGCTGGGGATGGGCCCCGACGAGGAGCGCCCCGACAACGGCTCGGCCCCGGGCTTCTTCGAGTCCTTCAAG TCGCTGTTGGTGCCCGGGAGCCGCCGGGGCCGCCGCGGCAGCGCCATCGGTCTGGGCTCGGTGGAAGAG GCGCTGCTGGTCCCCGGGAAGAGCCCGTCCCGGCGGCGGCCCGGCCCGCTCGGTTCGCGCCGTTCCAGCGCCATCGGCATCGAGAGCATCCAGGAGGCGCCGGGCAG GTCCGGCATCGGGACACGGAAACAcggacatggggacatggggacacacagacaTGGGAATACGAGGACATGTGGACATGAAGACACACGGACGTGGGGACGTGGAAACGTGGGGACGGGAGACACGGGAACACAGGGAGATGAGGACATCGGGACACGGGGACAAGAGGACATGAGGATAGAGGGGCACAACGACACCAGGACGTGGGGACATGGGATCAATGGGATATGGGGACACACAGATAGGGGGATAGAGGAACATAGGGACACAGGTATGGAGGGGCACCAGGATGCAATGAGACCGGGTGCCACGTGGATGGTGGCagtgggatggggcagcagtACGCGTGCAGTGTCACGCTGTCACCCAGTGGCACAGGAGCTGGGCAGCATGAGGACAGGGTGGTGCAGTAACACAGGATGGGTCGGCACGGGTACAAGGCAGCATGGGGACAGGgtggcactgggacaggctggcACCTGGTGA
- the LOC125703217 gene encoding rap1 GTPase-activating protein 1 isoform X5 has protein sequence MAKLVCEDINVDRFYPVLYPKASRLILAFDEHVLSNHFKFGVIYQKLGQTSEEELFGTTEESPAFTEFLDILGQRVQLRDFKGFRGGLDVTHGQTGSESVYCHFWDKEIMFHVSTKLPYTEGDAQQLQRKRHIGNDIVAVVFQDENTPFVPDMIASNFLHAFVVVQLEPGGPQGPLYKVSVTARDDVPFFGPPLPNPAVFRKGPEFQEFLLTKLINAEYACYKAEKFAKLEERTRAALLETLHEELQGRSQAMLGMGPDEERPDNGSAPGFFESFKALLVPGKSPSRRRPGPLGSRRSSAIGIESIQEAPGRDGPAPGNDGNSSAHSSPESRRNPDRAERPEPLQDFSRSSSSASSFGSVAEEPDEQPVGEQGRDSRSSSRTPRQRDPSADPPWPEDPPGTPPALATPRSKSSWSSLPQPRARSRPPNPGGAPLKEGPCCAPPTVPPTAHIQEPKPSSPLRDWVPPPIPDNLLHPNAPFWGEGEWVQGDTQSNAPPPNTEWGQTQCAPSKKQKKKKRKSHSVGAQNSAGATLLPPTPTSPSSPLFSLGLTAPDWRGIVWGCGVFFSPPPGSWLCYPYQCTNKSLFIATADAEGMGVGVPHSLGAAVGLRAAGGWRFWGWMPTFVFFFPSLSPL, from the exons ATGGCCAAG CTGGTGTGCGAGGACATCAATGTGGACCGCTTCTATCCCGTGCTCTACCCCAAG GCCTCCCGCCTCATCCTCGCCTTCGATGAGCACGTGCTCAGCAACCACTTCAAATTTGGTGTCATCTACCAAAAGCTGGGGCAG accTCAGAAGAAGAGCTCTTCGGCACCACGGAAGAGAGCCCAGCGTTCACCGAATTCCTCGACATCCTGGGGCAGCGGGTGCAGCTCCGTGACTTCAAGGG CTTTCGGGGAGGGCTGGACGTGACACACGGGCAGACGGGCAGCGAGTCAGTGTATTGCCACTTCTGGGACAAGGAAATCATGTTCCATGTCTCCACCAAGCTGCCCTACACTGAGGGCGATGCGCAGCAG CTGCAGCGAAAACGCCACATCGGCAACGACATCGTAGCCGTCGTCTTCCAGGACGAGAACACCCCCTTTGTGCCCGACATGATCGCCTCCAACTTCCTGCACGCCTTCGTGGTGGTGCAGCTGGAACCCGGCGGCCCCCAGGGGCCCCTCTACAAAGTGTCGGTCACCGCCCGCGATGACGTCCCCTTCTTTGGGCCGCCGCTGCCCAACCCTGCCGTCTTCAGGAAG GGCCCCGAGTTCCAGGAGTTCCTGCTCACCAAGCTCATCAACGCCGAGTACGCCTGCTACAAGGCCGAGAAGTTTGCCAAGCTGGAG GAGAGGACGCGGGCGGCGCTGCTGGAGACGCTGCacgaggagctgcagggccgCAGCCAGGCCATGCTGGGGATGGGCCCCGACGAGGAGCGCCCCGACAACGGCTCGGCCCCGGGCTTCTTCGAGTCCTTCAAG GCGCTGCTGGTCCCCGGGAAGAGCCCGTCCCGGCGGCGGCCCGGCCCGCTCGGTTCGCGCCGTTCCAGCGCCATCGGCATCGAGAGCATCCAGGAGGCGCCGGGCAG GGACGGCCCCGCCCCGGGCAACGACGGCAACTCCTCCGCGCACAGCTCACCCGAGAGCCGGCGGAACCCCGACAG GGCGGAGAGGCCGGAGCCTCTGCAGGACTTCTCCCGCTCGTCCTCCAGTGCCAGCAGCTTTGGCAGTGTGGCCGAGGAGCCGGACGAGCAGCCTGTGGGCGAGCAGGGCAGG GACAGCCGCTCATCCTCGCGGACCCCCCGGCAGCGTGACCCCTCTGCTGATCCCCCCTGGCCAGAGGATCCCCCCGGCACCCCCCCAG CGCTTGCCACCCCGAGATCAAAATCCAGCTGGAGCAGCCTCCCTCAACCCCG GGCTCGTAGCCGACCCCCAAACCCCGGGGGGGCACCGCTGAAGGAGGGTCCCTGCTGTGCCCCCCCCACAGTGCCCCCCACCGCTCACATCCAGGAGCCGAAGCCATCGTCCCCACTGCGGGATTGGGTCCCCCCCCCCATTCCAGACAATCTCCTTCACCCCAATGCCCCCttctggggggagggggaatggGTACAGGGAGACACACAGAGCAATGCCCCCCCCCCAAATACAGAGTGGGGCCAGACCCAGTGTGCCCcctccaaaaaacaaaaaaaaaaaaagagaaaatcccaCAGTGTGGGGGCTCAGAACTCAGCAGGGGCCACAttgctgccccccacccccacttccccttcctccccactATTTTCTTTAGGGTTAACAGCTCCAGATTGGAGGGGGATAGTTtggggctgtggggtttttttcagcCCCCCTCCCGGGTCGTGGTTGTGTTACCCATATCAGTGTACAAATAAAAGTCTATTTATCGCTACAGCCGATGCTGAGGGGATGGGGGTTGGGGTTCCCCACTCTctgggggctgcagtggggctcagggctgcaggagggtgGAGATTTTGGGGCTGGATGCCcacgtttgttttttttttcccctccctttcccctctcTGA